A portion of the Chondrinema litorale genome contains these proteins:
- a CDS encoding C25 family cysteine peptidase, whose product MISKKYFFILLYFFIINQLSAQQYNSWINFNQEYYKVAVSENGIYHITYADLQQAGFPVSTINPQNLQLFHKGNERAIYVSGEDDGVFNNSDYIEFYGTLNDGSLDATMYDDPLNHNNPHASLYTNQTFYFLTYTLDNTKGKRVSDYDGTTGSGTTVQYHLEKALKYFSFDHTETNNLERYFSSGPLYPTYFQSISNQGGLLSGFTDDGKGYTDVYAGGTTYKEFSLDIENYTASGFQPTLSVKMSGRSNTQHKVSILAGQTSGALNSLSDLSFTYYENAELNTTLAFTDISASIDSFIVAYQIQPFSQSINEIVSLSGITLTYPQALDMGSKTSKIFNIPQSNDVLRKVTIANVSSDMRVFNISDPDNIKEVNGTLSGTNFTANIQGNNSEVILYISPETKSIDDVSEATIQPLTYTNANYVILTHRDLMQAAGDEDNVITAYADYRASAEGGNYTVLTAEINNIYNQFTYGEVHPVAIQRFIDALHQNTNPEFLFIIGKGLSFNYNYEKNKPSSESWTYKSLIPCYGEPCSDNLYSAGMEGTFLEPSVATGRLPASTPQHVLNYLNKIKEHEAFENDALWKKNFLHLSGGRTVSEHQNLSSHVISLADYITDEYMGAEVLFKAKETTNTTEFIDISDEVNDGLGMMTFFGHSSLTLVDLEFGYVSNSMRGFENQGKYPFILMMGCSVGDIFTSTRSIGEDWILTANKGAIGFLGHSYLAFVDTQKRYSNEFYETFFSDPENIGKPIGKVVQEAVKTYIENNSQNQRDWSNAEQFILSADPAVKIFNFDKPDYYIGTESLYTESFDITESIDSETDSFKIAMVVSNFGIVNKDTFEISVTRTFPDGSTREYTNKEYPTTIYQDTLYFTIPVTEDEKLKSGGNNQFEVMVDAGLQFDEMDELNNTAILDLYLKPRRMVIISPTEFSIVNQQPVKLFAQNTEDDTSEQTYIFQLDTTSYFNSPQLRDTTVTAGLTPHWETNLISDNATDSLVYYWRVRPTKNTEESDWTNSSFVYIKDSPNGWSQSHAQQFTSDNSENLEVNPENGIWSFLEKNINLRVQAVGGSAGDPLDYYIYMNDFRVAALGICDKNVIITLAINQHTGEPYTIPIFPHLKCGFGDKGEAFRLLDTDLRASNAMSIYMDYINEGDYVLLVSAGTVNFSNFSAANYAGFAEIGVDVSNLLNTLTSGDPYIAFGRKGDPVGSAQEVFPRYTALQPSNQQTITAEFEFDLSTSSGTITSTRIGPAKKWASLYQIASEKDQADEEANVDIIGVKIRGEESVLLSGIEDIHTDLTFINADTFPYLRLQQNITDTIGKTPVQLKDWKVLYDEVPEGILFKNLNSGARQTSIAEGDTMRYQYTFRNVSNTAFNDSLIVSYDLLNQTTNQNITRYDTLSSLAVNDSINFTLKIPTKDQAGTNRLNVFVNPRILAEQVYENNVQEDNFTVSPDTINPVLDVLFDGIRILDGDIISPTPLISINLKDENPFLIKTDTTGLEVFLSECDSCSFKKISLNSSSISWTSDENNLFQLFYQPDQLSDGIYTLLVQGTDDSENLSAIDPYQVSFEVINESRISNFYPYPNPFSDNVRFVFTLTGGEIPSGIKIQIMTVTGRVVREITQDELGTIRIGNNITEYAWDGRDEFGDQLANGVYLYRVMLQTSGDPFEKIETSADHMFKNGYGKMYLMR is encoded by the coding sequence ATGATTAGTAAAAAGTATTTTTTTATATTACTCTACTTTTTTATCATAAATCAACTTTCTGCACAGCAATACAACTCCTGGATAAATTTTAATCAGGAATATTATAAAGTAGCAGTAAGTGAAAATGGTATCTATCATATAACTTATGCAGACCTCCAACAGGCAGGTTTTCCTGTAAGTACAATCAATCCCCAAAACCTTCAGCTTTTTCATAAGGGCAACGAAAGAGCGATTTATGTTTCTGGTGAAGATGATGGTGTATTTAATAATTCAGATTATATTGAATTTTACGGAACACTAAACGATGGGTCACTAGATGCTACCATGTACGATGATCCATTAAACCACAATAATCCACACGCTAGTTTATACACAAATCAGACATTCTATTTTCTTACCTATACTTTAGATAATACCAAAGGAAAAAGAGTAAGTGATTATGATGGTACAACAGGTAGTGGAACAACTGTACAATATCATTTAGAAAAAGCCTTAAAATATTTTTCTTTCGACCATACAGAAACAAATAATCTAGAAAGATACTTTAGCAGTGGCCCACTTTACCCGACCTATTTTCAATCAATATCTAATCAAGGAGGTTTACTTTCAGGTTTTACAGATGATGGCAAAGGTTATACAGATGTTTATGCTGGTGGAACAACTTATAAAGAATTTTCACTAGACATAGAGAATTATACGGCTTCTGGTTTTCAGCCAACACTTTCAGTAAAAATGAGTGGTCGTTCTAATACACAACACAAAGTAAGCATTTTAGCAGGGCAAACATCAGGAGCATTAAATTCACTGAGTGACTTGAGTTTTACTTATTACGAAAATGCAGAGCTAAATACGACTTTAGCTTTTACTGATATTTCTGCAAGCATCGATTCATTTATCGTAGCTTATCAAATTCAGCCTTTCTCTCAATCAATAAATGAAATAGTTTCTCTATCGGGAATTACACTCACTTATCCACAAGCATTGGATATGGGCAGCAAAACGAGTAAAATTTTCAATATCCCGCAATCTAATGATGTCCTCAGAAAGGTAACTATTGCTAATGTTAGTAGTGATATGCGCGTCTTTAATATCTCTGATCCAGATAATATTAAAGAAGTAAATGGGACTCTTTCTGGCACTAATTTCACAGCCAATATTCAGGGAAACAACAGTGAGGTTATTCTATACATCAGCCCAGAAACTAAAAGTATCGATGATGTAAGTGAAGCAACTATTCAGCCATTAACCTATACAAATGCCAATTACGTAATACTCACACATAGAGATTTAATGCAAGCTGCTGGTGATGAAGATAATGTAATAACAGCATATGCAGATTACAGAGCTTCAGCAGAAGGTGGAAATTATACTGTGTTAACTGCTGAGATTAATAATATCTATAACCAGTTTACTTATGGCGAAGTACATCCAGTAGCAATACAAAGATTTATCGATGCATTACACCAAAATACTAATCCTGAATTTTTATTTATTATAGGAAAAGGACTATCATTCAACTACAACTACGAAAAAAACAAACCTAGCAGTGAGAGCTGGACTTACAAAAGCTTGATACCTTGCTATGGAGAACCATGTTCAGATAATTTATACTCTGCCGGAATGGAAGGAACATTTCTGGAACCTTCAGTCGCAACTGGTCGCCTTCCCGCTTCTACTCCTCAACATGTATTAAATTATTTGAATAAAATAAAAGAGCACGAAGCATTTGAAAATGATGCGCTTTGGAAAAAGAACTTTTTACATTTAAGTGGAGGTAGAACAGTTTCTGAGCACCAAAATTTATCATCTCATGTAATCAGTTTAGCCGATTATATCACAGATGAGTACATGGGAGCTGAAGTGCTTTTTAAAGCCAAAGAAACCACAAATACTACAGAGTTTATAGATATTTCTGATGAAGTAAATGATGGCTTGGGCATGATGACATTCTTCGGGCACTCATCGCTAACACTTGTAGATTTAGAGTTTGGTTATGTAAGTAACTCTATGAGAGGCTTTGAAAATCAGGGTAAATATCCATTTATTCTGATGATGGGTTGTAGTGTAGGAGATATTTTTACCAGTACCAGATCGATTGGCGAAGACTGGATTTTAACAGCAAACAAAGGTGCTATTGGCTTTTTAGGCCACAGTTATCTTGCTTTTGTCGATACGCAAAAACGCTATTCTAATGAGTTTTATGAAACGTTTTTTAGTGATCCTGAAAACATAGGCAAACCTATTGGCAAGGTAGTACAAGAAGCTGTAAAAACGTATATCGAAAATAATTCGCAAAATCAAAGAGATTGGTCTAATGCTGAGCAGTTTATCCTTTCAGCAGACCCAGCAGTTAAAATATTCAATTTTGATAAGCCTGATTATTATATAGGTACAGAAAGTCTGTATACTGAATCTTTTGACATTACTGAAAGTATCGATAGTGAAACTGATTCTTTTAAAATAGCAATGGTCGTTTCAAACTTTGGCATTGTAAATAAAGACACTTTCGAGATTTCAGTAACTAGAACTTTCCCTGACGGAAGCACCCGAGAATACACCAATAAAGAATACCCTACAACCATTTATCAAGACACATTATATTTCACCATTCCAGTCACTGAGGATGAAAAACTAAAAAGTGGTGGAAATAATCAGTTCGAAGTAATGGTTGATGCCGGTTTACAATTCGATGAGATGGATGAGTTAAATAACACAGCAATTTTGGACCTCTATCTCAAACCTAGAAGAATGGTGATCATTTCACCAACTGAGTTTAGCATTGTAAACCAACAGCCAGTTAAATTATTCGCCCAAAACACCGAAGATGATACGAGTGAACAGACTTATATCTTTCAACTGGATACAACTTCTTATTTTAATAGCCCGCAATTAAGAGATACAACTGTTACAGCCGGTCTCACACCGCATTGGGAAACTAACCTAATTAGCGATAATGCGACCGATAGTCTGGTTTATTATTGGCGTGTAAGACCAACCAAAAATACCGAAGAGTCTGACTGGACAAACAGCTCTTTTGTTTACATTAAAGATAGTCCAAATGGTTGGTCGCAAAGCCATGCACAGCAATTTACTAGCGATAATTCCGAAAACTTAGAGGTGAACCCTGAAAATGGCATTTGGTCATTTTTAGAAAAAAATATCAATTTGAGAGTACAGGCAGTTGGTGGAAGTGCTGGCGACCCGCTCGATTATTACATTTATATGAATGATTTTAGAGTTGCTGCTTTAGGCATTTGTGACAAAAATGTAATTATCACTTTAGCCATCAACCAACATACAGGAGAACCTTATACAATTCCTATCTTCCCACACTTAAAATGTGGATTTGGTGATAAAGGCGAGGCATTCAGATTATTAGATACAGATTTAAGAGCATCTAATGCGATGAGTATCTATATGGATTATATTAATGAAGGAGATTATGTTTTGTTGGTTTCAGCAGGAACTGTAAACTTTAGCAATTTTAGTGCAGCTAATTACGCTGGCTTTGCAGAAATTGGTGTAGATGTATCTAACCTTCTTAACACTTTGACCAGTGGCGACCCATATATTGCATTTGGTAGAAAAGGTGATCCGGTTGGTTCAGCACAAGAAGTTTTTCCAAGATATACAGCCTTGCAGCCTTCTAATCAGCAAACTATTACAGCAGAGTTCGAATTTGACTTAAGTACATCTAGCGGAACTATTACCAGTACCAGAATAGGCCCTGCTAAAAAATGGGCTTCACTTTATCAGATTGCATCAGAAAAAGACCAAGCAGATGAAGAAGCAAATGTTGATATTATAGGCGTAAAAATTAGAGGAGAAGAATCTGTATTACTCTCAGGTATTGAAGATATCCATACCGATTTAACTTTCATCAATGCCGATACATTTCCTTATCTAAGGCTTCAACAAAATATTACTGATACAATTGGCAAAACACCAGTACAATTAAAAGATTGGAAGGTGTTGTATGATGAAGTTCCAGAAGGAATTTTATTTAAAAATCTCAACTCAGGTGCAAGGCAAACTAGTATTGCAGAAGGTGACACTATGAGATATCAATATACTTTTAGAAATGTCTCCAACACGGCTTTTAATGATTCACTGATTGTTTCTTATGATTTACTCAATCAAACAACTAATCAAAATATAACCAGATATGATACTCTCAGCTCTTTAGCTGTAAATGATTCGATCAATTTTACACTGAAAATCCCAACAAAAGATCAAGCCGGTACAAATCGATTAAATGTATTTGTGAACCCAAGAATTTTAGCAGAACAAGTATATGAAAACAATGTGCAGGAAGACAATTTTACTGTAAGTCCTGATACAATTAACCCTGTTTTAGATGTGCTTTTTGATGGAATAAGAATTCTTGATGGAGATATTATTTCCCCTACTCCACTCATTAGCATCAATCTTAAAGACGAAAATCCATTCTTAATAAAAACAGACACAACAGGTCTTGAAGTTTTTCTAAGCGAATGTGATAGTTGTTCATTCAAAAAAATCTCTCTAAACAGTTCTAGTATCAGTTGGACATCAGATGAAAACAACCTA
- a CDS encoding YybH family protein has product MKLYFYRIFCTLLLSLSFFYVSAQDKDIDAVKNILQRQIKDWNSGDVEKFMVGYWESEKLKFVGSNGVTYGYEATLERYKTNYPNQKIMGKLDFDIISTEKLAPKVILVVGKFHLTREVGDAEGYFTLTWKKIDGKWVIIVDHTG; this is encoded by the coding sequence ATGAAACTATATTTTTACAGAATATTTTGTACCCTTCTACTAAGTCTTTCATTTTTTTATGTTTCTGCTCAGGATAAAGATATAGATGCCGTAAAAAACATTTTACAAAGACAAATTAAAGATTGGAACAGTGGCGATGTAGAAAAGTTCATGGTGGGTTACTGGGAGTCTGAAAAGCTAAAGTTTGTTGGTAGCAACGGTGTAACCTACGGCTATGAAGCAACATTAGAAAGATACAAAACCAATTACCCAAACCAGAAAATAATGGGTAAACTAGATTTTGATATTATTTCAACAGAAAAACTGGCTCCTAAAGTAATTCTTGTTGTAGGAAAATTTCATCTAACTAGAGAAGTTGGAGATGCAGAAGGATATTTTACACTTACTTGGAAAAAAATCGATGGAAAATGGGTGATTATTGTTGATCACACTGGCTGA
- the rbfA gene encoding 30S ribosome-binding factor RbfA: protein MDSTRQKKYSRLIQKDLGEIFQQVSRDHFGGAFITVTQVKVSPDLAISKVYLSFLMVKDKEALLLEIERSNKLIRQKLANRIRNQARIIPELHFYIDDTEEVASKVDSLFENLDIPPEDKEDDNLKDYKGDI, encoded by the coding sequence ATGGATAGCACTAGACAAAAAAAATATTCAAGACTTATTCAGAAAGATTTAGGAGAAATATTTCAACAAGTTAGCCGAGATCACTTTGGTGGCGCTTTTATTACAGTTACTCAGGTTAAAGTAAGTCCAGATCTTGCTATTTCAAAAGTATACCTTAGCTTCTTAATGGTAAAAGATAAGGAAGCATTACTCCTTGAAATAGAAAGAAGCAATAAACTCATAAGACAAAAACTTGCAAATAGAATCAGGAATCAGGCGAGGATAATCCCAGAATTACATTTTTATATTGATGATACAGAAGAGGTTGCTTCTAAAGTAGATTCTTTATTCGAAAATCTGGATATTCCACCAGAAGACAAAGAAGACGATAACTTAAAAGATTATAAAGGAGACATCTAA
- a CDS encoding rhomboid family intramembrane serine protease, with the protein MAIQEYSFNTIIIIITVIVSFYVDNKPELKYRFMLNPYRIVKDKEYFRFITSGFIHGGWMHLFFNMFTLYLFGNMLEGIFNYQLGSNGSYYYVLFYLAAIVVADIPTFIKQKNNPGYNALGASGGTSAVVLSYIMFDPLVSLRPILLPIPIPGFIFAALYMAYSYYMTKNDQMDGIGHDAHFFGALFGVIVSVGIQPNVIANFFTQLASWSIF; encoded by the coding sequence ATGGCCATACAAGAATATAGCTTTAATACTATCATCATAATCATTACTGTAATAGTAAGCTTCTATGTAGATAATAAACCAGAGCTCAAATACAGGTTTATGTTAAATCCTTATAGAATTGTAAAGGATAAAGAATATTTCCGCTTTATCACTTCAGGATTTATACATGGTGGGTGGATGCACTTATTTTTCAACATGTTTACACTTTATCTATTCGGTAATATGCTGGAAGGGATTTTTAATTACCAACTTGGAAGCAATGGTAGCTATTATTATGTGTTGTTTTATCTTGCTGCCATCGTAGTTGCAGATATACCTACCTTTATCAAACAAAAAAACAATCCAGGATACAACGCTTTGGGTGCATCTGGCGGAACTTCAGCAGTTGTACTATCTTATATCATGTTCGATCCATTAGTTTCACTAAGACCCATACTTTTACCTATACCAATACCAGGTTTTATTTTTGCCGCCTTATATATGGCTTACTCCTACTATATGACAAAAAATGACCAAATGGACGGCATCGGACACGATGCGCACTTCTTTGGCGCGCTATTCGGTGTAATAGTAAGTGTGGGCATACAGCCTAATGTGATAGCTAATTTCTTCACTCAACTGGCTAGTTGGAGTATTTTTTAG
- a CDS encoding caspase family protein, producing the protein MSHKSLFFFISFIFQYCFFNFCSQAQNPELRVQSGHTAPVKDVAFSNDYKLTASVGEDGVVRIWHTQTGRELMILEGHKGKINTLSFSPSGQLIATGGDDHTIRFWNTRNGTKEGVTYGHDDAVNSIAYHPEGKVLASGGKDKKIIIWRSDIGKILYQLKEHKKSVNTVTFSNDGNRMASADEDGVILIWNTQNWQIVKTLTGHDGSVNSLSFSKDDRFLASAGKDKTIKIWDTTTGSQKRSLYGHEAAVNDVLYTSDGRYIVSASDDKTVRIWDATTYREINHLDGHRKAVNALAFNLRQNQIASASDDKTIFFWDLNSDRQVKSLAGFASFVNVVKYSHNMQVIALGNAGGNIKIIDASSGNCIITLRGHTDAINDIAFSHDNKLIVSASDDKSLRIWDIKTGKAIFALIGHSAPVTSVSYSPDDNWICSGSKDETVRIWKTNNWKTYKILYGHSNGIKDVTYSPDGLNIASASEDNSIKIWDANLGTELRTLTNHTASVNALAYHPKGDFLVSGSTDEKIIGWNTVSGEKLFELKGSSASIIDIDFDTEGNYLVTGDNNNIVRTWNMNQKKISRTFFGHHAKVNSVAFSPDNKYVLSGSTDQQVKLWDLNAGEEILNIVFLYNERDFTVTTPDGKFDGTEAGISKALCFVQGNEIIPLQSLYEKSFTPSLWKLTITGESIPDAGVNMNRSLSLSPEVYFISPQFFAESEGYTKTNSGVISDSSVIHVTIEAYDQGGGIDEIRLYQNGKLIHSSGRKFKPKSEPEKYKRLELDVKLSEGMNRLTVIALNDDRIESFPDLIEVAYKSFVVPKSKMHMLVIGINEYKNNSYNLNYARDDAQAFAKTIKAGSQNIFKEVVTYEFYDKKATAENIKAAFDEIIHSASEEDVFVFFYAGHGVMYQDDFSEEYFLCPTGVTKMYGNKRILTENGISASQLNEFCQRVRAQKQLILLDACQSGGATEIFTLRGPVEEKAMIQLARSTGIALIAASGSKQYATEVESLGHGVFTYCILKALEGDADTGAFDKKITVGELRSYLDEKIPKMSEMYKGVAQYPTAYISGQDFPVVIVK; encoded by the coding sequence ATGTCACACAAAAGTCTATTTTTTTTTATTTCTTTTATCTTTCAGTACTGTTTCTTTAACTTTTGTTCACAGGCACAAAACCCAGAACTCAGAGTTCAAAGCGGACACACAGCCCCTGTAAAAGATGTTGCATTTAGTAACGATTACAAGTTAACTGCCAGCGTTGGTGAAGATGGCGTGGTAAGAATATGGCATACCCAAACAGGCAGGGAGTTGATGATTCTCGAAGGACACAAAGGAAAGATAAACACGCTCAGCTTTTCACCTAGTGGTCAACTGATAGCTACAGGAGGCGATGATCACACCATTAGATTCTGGAATACACGAAATGGCACTAAAGAAGGAGTTACTTATGGACACGATGATGCAGTAAACAGTATTGCATACCATCCAGAAGGTAAAGTACTAGCAAGTGGAGGAAAAGATAAAAAAATAATTATCTGGAGGAGTGACATTGGAAAAATATTATATCAGCTAAAAGAACATAAGAAAAGTGTAAATACAGTAACTTTTTCTAACGATGGTAACAGAATGGCTTCTGCTGATGAAGATGGAGTTATCTTAATTTGGAATACACAAAACTGGCAAATTGTAAAAACTCTTACTGGTCACGATGGCTCAGTTAATTCTCTCAGTTTTAGTAAAGATGATAGATTTCTTGCTAGTGCTGGTAAAGATAAAACCATTAAAATTTGGGATACCACAACAGGATCACAAAAAAGATCACTCTATGGCCACGAAGCTGCAGTAAACGATGTATTATATACTTCTGATGGAAGATATATAGTAAGTGCTTCTGATGATAAAACAGTGAGAATTTGGGATGCAACTACTTATCGTGAAATTAATCACCTAGACGGACATAGAAAAGCAGTGAATGCATTGGCATTCAACCTCAGACAAAATCAAATAGCTTCAGCTTCAGACGATAAAACCATCTTTTTCTGGGACTTAAACTCCGACAGACAAGTAAAGTCTTTAGCTGGCTTTGCATCTTTTGTGAATGTGGTAAAATACAGCCATAACATGCAGGTAATTGCATTGGGTAATGCTGGTGGAAATATAAAAATTATAGATGCTTCATCTGGTAATTGTATTATTACACTTAGAGGCCATACTGATGCAATTAATGACATTGCTTTTAGCCACGATAATAAATTGATAGTAAGTGCAAGTGATGACAAATCTCTTAGGATATGGGATATAAAAACAGGAAAAGCCATTTTCGCTTTAATAGGTCACTCTGCACCTGTAACATCGGTTAGTTATAGCCCTGACGATAACTGGATTTGTAGCGGCAGTAAAGATGAGACTGTACGAATTTGGAAAACAAATAATTGGAAAACATATAAGATTTTGTATGGCCACTCCAATGGGATTAAAGATGTAACTTATAGCCCTGATGGCTTAAACATCGCCAGTGCCAGTGAAGATAATTCTATTAAGATTTGGGATGCCAATCTTGGAACAGAACTAAGAACACTCACCAATCATACGGCAAGTGTAAATGCACTGGCCTACCACCCTAAAGGCGACTTTTTAGTAAGTGGTAGTACTGATGAAAAAATAATTGGTTGGAATACAGTAAGTGGTGAAAAACTATTTGAACTTAAAGGCTCTTCTGCATCCATTATAGATATAGATTTTGATACAGAAGGCAACTACCTTGTAACAGGTGATAACAACAACATTGTTAGAACTTGGAATATGAACCAGAAAAAAATATCTAGAACATTTTTTGGTCACCATGCAAAAGTTAATTCTGTTGCTTTTAGTCCAGATAACAAGTATGTACTTAGTGGAAGCACCGATCAACAAGTAAAACTCTGGGATTTAAATGCAGGCGAGGAAATTCTCAATATCGTTTTCTTGTATAATGAAAGGGATTTTACAGTAACTACGCCAGACGGGAAGTTTGATGGAACAGAAGCCGGTATTAGCAAAGCATTGTGTTTTGTTCAAGGCAATGAAATTATTCCCTTACAGTCCCTGTACGAAAAATCATTTACTCCGAGTTTATGGAAATTAACCATTACAGGAGAATCAATACCAGATGCTGGAGTAAATATGAATCGAAGTTTATCACTTTCTCCAGAGGTCTATTTTATATCACCGCAATTTTTTGCAGAATCAGAAGGATACACAAAAACAAACAGCGGTGTAATTAGTGATTCTTCAGTAATCCATGTAACTATTGAAGCATACGACCAAGGTGGTGGTATAGATGAAATTAGGCTTTATCAAAACGGAAAGTTGATTCATTCTTCAGGCAGGAAGTTTAAACCTAAATCTGAGCCTGAGAAGTATAAACGATTAGAACTTGATGTGAAATTATCTGAAGGGATGAACAGGTTAACAGTAATCGCTTTAAATGATGATAGAATCGAATCATTTCCAGATCTTATTGAAGTTGCCTACAAATCGTTTGTAGTTCCAAAATCAAAAATGCATATGCTGGTAATTGGCATTAACGAATACAAGAATAATTCTTATAACCTGAATTATGCTCGTGATGATGCTCAAGCTTTTGCAAAAACGATTAAAGCAGGATCGCAAAATATATTTAAAGAGGTTGTTACTTATGAGTTTTATGATAAGAAGGCAACTGCTGAAAATATAAAAGCTGCATTTGATGAAATTATCCATTCAGCCTCAGAAGAAGATGTTTTTGTCTTCTTTTATGCGGGTCATGGTGTTATGTATCAAGATGATTTTTCAGAAGAATATTTCCTATGCCCTACTGGAGTTACCAAAATGTATGGGAATAAAAGAATTCTTACAGAAAACGGCATATCAGCCAGCCAGCTAAATGAATTTTGCCAACGAGTAAGAGCGCAAAAACAATTGATTCTGCTAGATGCTTGCCAGTCTGGTGGAGCTACTGAAATTTTCACTTTAAGAGGACCTGTAGAAGAAAAAGCTATGATACAATTAGCAAGAAGTACAGGAATCGCATTAATTGCTGCAAGTGGCTCTAAACAATATGCTACAGAAGTAGAATCTTTAGGTCATGGCGTATTTACCTATTGCATACTAAAAGCACTTGAAGGAGACGCTGATACTGGTGCATTTGATAAAAAAATCACGGTAGGTGAATTAAGATCTTATCTGGATGAGAAAATCCCAAAGATGAGTGAGATGTACAAAGGAGTAGCACAATACCCTACTGCTTACATTTCTGGTCAAGATTTTCCCGTAGTGATTGTAAAATAA
- a CDS encoding DUF1737 domain-containing protein: MSKKVVDYKIISSSNPKYVEKEVKRLLAEGWELQGGISIGEVNRGGTMDSFCQAVVKYEE, translated from the coding sequence ATGAGCAAAAAAGTTGTTGATTATAAAATTATTAGTAGTTCTAATCCGAAATATGTTGAAAAAGAAGTGAAAAGACTATTAGCAGAAGGTTGGGAACTGCAAGGAGGTATATCTATTGGTGAAGTAAATAGAGGTGGCACCATGGATAGTTTTTGCCAGGCTGTGGTAAAATACGAAGAATAA
- a CDS encoding class I SAM-dependent methyltransferase, producing the protein MPEKDVYGEALWDYYEGKDAEGLVIHTSYGDIEDMPVEVFYRDFDDFPMMEAFAIERCRGKILDVGAGVGCHSLIMQDQGKDVHPIDISDYCVKIMNARAIDNVRKQDFFKIKGEQYDTILFLMNGIGIAGDVKGLKELLNQCKSLLKEGGEIVFDSSDVQYLKDYDGVSSDDKYIGEIAYQYEYNNKKGDWFNWLYIDPELMKKVAGEVGWKFELLHQDENDQYLASLTR; encoded by the coding sequence ATGCCCGAAAAAGATGTATATGGTGAGGCCCTTTGGGATTATTATGAAGGGAAAGATGCAGAAGGTCTTGTTATACATACTTCTTATGGTGATATAGAAGATATGCCGGTAGAAGTTTTCTATCGGGATTTTGATGATTTCCCTATGATGGAGGCTTTTGCCATAGAAAGATGTAGAGGAAAGATTTTAGATGTAGGAGCCGGGGTAGGTTGTCATTCTTTAATTATGCAAGATCAGGGAAAGGATGTGCATCCTATAGATATTTCTGATTATTGTGTGAAAATTATGAATGCTAGAGCCATAGATAATGTGCGCAAGCAAGACTTTTTTAAAATTAAAGGAGAGCAGTATGATACCATCCTTTTTTTAATGAATGGCATAGGCATAGCTGGAGATGTTAAAGGTCTTAAAGAATTACTTAATCAATGTAAATCACTATTAAAAGAAGGCGGAGAAATCGTTTTTGATTCAAGTGATGTACAATATTTAAAAGACTATGATGGCGTATCTAGCGATGATAAATACATTGGTGAGATTGCCTATCAATACGAATATAACAATAAGAAAGGAGATTGGTTTAATTGGCTTTATATTGATCCAGAACTAATGAAAAAAGTGGCTGGAGAGGTAGGATGGAAGTTTGAACTTTTACATCAAGATGAAAACGATCAGTATTTAGCTTCACTAACTAGATAA